From the genome of Kaistella daneshvariae, one region includes:
- a CDS encoding DUF1697 domain-containing protein gives MKYCAFLRGVNVNGTRMKMAEVCDVFEKAGMQNVCSVLATGNILFSSEIAESELKPILENELSSHFGYEAFLFLKTENEIKEILEKNPFQAANNFHHYVIITSENTSILLKEKFENCQKSAGEKGILIDDIFFWQVEKGNTLDSDFGNILGNKSFKQKLTSRNLNTIEKIALKF, from the coding sequence ATGAAATATTGTGCATTTCTACGCGGTGTAAATGTGAACGGAACCCGAATGAAAATGGCGGAAGTTTGTGACGTCTTTGAAAAAGCCGGAATGCAAAATGTTTGTTCGGTTTTAGCGACCGGAAATATTTTATTTTCTTCCGAAATAGCTGAATCTGAATTGAAACCAATTTTAGAAAATGAGCTCAGTTCACATTTCGGTTACGAAGCGTTTTTGTTTTTAAAAACGGAAAATGAGATCAAAGAAATTTTGGAAAAAAATCCCTTTCAAGCAGCCAATAATTTTCACCATTACGTTATTATTACTTCCGAAAATACCTCGATACTTTTGAAAGAAAAGTTTGAAAACTGCCAGAAAAGTGCAGGTGAAAAAGGAATTCTCATCGATGATATTTTTTTCTGGCAAGTTGAAAAAGGCAACACGCTGGATTCAGATTTTGGTAATATTTTGGGTAACAAAAGCTTTAAACAAAAACTCACCAGCAGAAACCTCAACACCATTGAGAAAATTGCGCTAAAGTTTTAA
- a CDS encoding PLP-dependent cysteine synthase family protein, whose amino-acid sequence MTNVYDNILGLIGNTPLVKLNKVTKDIPATVYAKLESYNPGHSTKDRIAFHIIEAAEKKGLLKPGSTVVETTSGNTGFSIAMVCIIKGYNCILAVSDKTKKEKIAYLKALGATVYICPANVAADDPRSYYEVAKRIAAETPNSIYINQYFNELNIDAHYRTTGPEIWEQTEGKITHLFACTGTGGTLSGSAKFLKEKNPGIKVIGVDASGSILKSFHETGEIHKEDIHPYQIEGMGKNLIPGALLFDKIDEFVRVNDEMSAYRTREIALKEAIMGGYTTGAVTQGLLQYANAHPFKNTDLIVAIFPDHGSRYITKVYSDEWMAEQGFVNNCVHNYDEVYKTEIIK is encoded by the coding sequence ATGACTAATGTTTACGATAATATTCTGGGTTTAATCGGTAATACGCCTTTGGTAAAACTTAATAAGGTTACAAAGGATATTCCCGCGACCGTTTACGCGAAACTGGAGTCATACAATCCCGGACATTCCACCAAAGACCGCATCGCTTTTCACATCATTGAAGCAGCTGAAAAAAAAGGCCTTTTAAAACCAGGTTCCACTGTTGTTGAAACCACTTCCGGCAATACCGGCTTTTCCATCGCGATGGTTTGTATCATTAAAGGGTACAATTGCATACTTGCGGTAAGCGACAAGACGAAAAAAGAAAAAATCGCTTATTTAAAAGCTTTGGGCGCCACGGTTTATATTTGCCCGGCGAACGTTGCTGCAGACGATCCGCGCTCTTATTATGAAGTTGCAAAAAGAATTGCGGCAGAAACACCCAATTCCATTTACATCAACCAATATTTCAACGAACTGAATATTGATGCACATTACCGCACCACCGGGCCTGAAATATGGGAACAAACCGAAGGTAAAATTACGCATCTCTTCGCCTGTACCGGAACTGGTGGTACGCTTTCGGGCTCCGCAAAGTTTCTAAAGGAGAAAAACCCGGGCATTAAAGTTATTGGTGTTGACGCTTCAGGATCTATTTTAAAAAGTTTTCACGAAACCGGCGAAATTCACAAGGAAGATATTCATCCTTATCAAATTGAAGGCATGGGAAAAAACTTAATTCCCGGCGCTTTGCTTTTCGATAAAATTGATGAATTTGTGCGTGTGAATGATGAAATGTCCGCATACAGAACCCGGGAAATCGCTTTGAAAGAAGCCATTATGGGCGGTTATACGACTGGCGCCGTAACCCAAGGTCTTCTGCAATATGCAAATGCGCATCCGTTTAAAAATACCGACCTGATCGTGGCAATTTTTCCGGATCACGGTTCGCGCTATATCACTAAAGTTTACAGCGATGAATGGATGGCGGAACAGGGATTTGTAAATAATTGTGTACACAACTACGACGAAGTGTATAAAACAGAAATCATTAAATAA